The following is a genomic window from uncultured Hyphomonas sp..
GTTTTTCAAGATCCAGTCCTCCCCGTGTCGGCGTCGTCGGCGCGACCGGCCTTGTCGGCAGCCTGATGCGCGAACTGCTGGCCGAGCGGGACTTTCCGCTCGCCTCGCTGCGCCTGTTCGCTTCGGCCCGGTCCGCCGGAAAGAAAGTGCCGTTCCGCGACACGGAAATTGTGGTGGAAGACGTGGCCACGGCGGACGTGTCCGGGCTCAACATCGTGTTCTTCTCGGCCGGTGGGGAGACCTCGCGCCAGTATGCGCCGAAATTCGCTGAGGCCGGCGCGCTGGTGATCGATAATTCCTCCGCCTGGCGGAAGGATCCGGACGTGCCGCTGGTCGTGCCGGAAGTGAACGCCGATGCGCTGGCGAATATTCCGAAGGGGATCATCGCGAACCCGAACTGCACGACCATGGCGGCGATGCCGGTGCTGAAGCCGCTGCATGATGCCTGGGGACTGACCCGCCTCTTCGCCTCGACCTACCAGGCGGCGTCCGGGGCAGGGGTGGCCGGATCGGAAGAACTGACTGCGCAGGTGGCGGCAGCAGCAGCCGGGGACATGGCCGGCCTCGCCAATGATGCGGCGGCGGTGGACATGCCCGCGCCGAAGAAATGGGCCGTGCCGCTCGCCTTCAACGTCGTGCCGATGAATTATGTGCTGGGTGAGGACGGCTACACGGACGAGGAGCTGAAGCTGCGCGACGAGAGCCGCAAGATCATGGGGCTGCCGGACCTGAAAGTTTCAGGCACTTGCGTGCGCGTACCGGTAATGACCGGGCACAGCCTGTCGATCCATGCCGAGTTCGAGCGGCCCGTTTCTGCAGCGGAAGCCGAAGCGATGCTCGCGAAAGCGCCGGGGGTTCAGGTGGACCTCGTGCCGAACCCGCTGGACATGACGGGCAAGGACAATGTCAGTGTCGGACGCATCCGCAAGGACAGCGCAATGGACAATGGCCTCGTCCTGTTTGTCGTCGGCGACAATCTCCGCAAGGGCGCGGCGCTGAACGCCGTGCAGATCGCCGAAGCCCTGCTGGACATGGCGGGCTGACACCAAAAGAAAAACGCCGGACCCGTGAAGGTCCGGCGTTTCCAAACTTCGTTGAAGCTCTGGCTTACAGGGCTTCGATAATGGTGACGTTGGCGATACCGCCGCCTTCACACATGGTTTGCAGGCCATACTTCTTGCCGCGGGCGCGCAGGGCGTAGATCAGCGTGGTCATCAGCTTGGTGCCCGAGGCGCCGAGCGGGTGGCCGAGCGCGATGGCGCCGCCATTGACGTTCAGCTTTGCTGGATCCGCCCCATGATGCTTCAGCCATGCGATCGGAACCGGCGCGAAGGCTTCGTTGACTTCGTAGAGGTCGATATCGTCGATCTTCATGCCGGCGCGCTGCAGGGCGCGGTCGGTGGCGAAGAGCGGCTCTTCCAGCATGATCACCGGGTCACCCGCAGTGACGGTGAGGTTGTGGATGCGGGCCAGCGGGGTGAGGTTGTGCGCCTTGATGGCGGCCTCGGAAGCGACCATGACGCCCGACGAGCCGTCGCAGATCTGGCTGGCATTGGCGGCGGTCATGATGCCGTCATCCATCAGGATTTTCAGCTTGGCCATGCCTTCCATGGATGCATCGTAGCGGATGCCTTCATCCTTGTCGTGCATCACTTCGTTGCCTTCCGGATCGCGGCCCTTGAGGGCGACAATCTCGTCCTTGAAGGCACCGGCCTGGGTGGCGGCAGCACCGCGCTTGTGGCTTTCCACGGAGAAGGCGTCGAGCTCTTCCTTCGTGTGGCCATGCTTCTTGGCGATCATCTCGGCACCAACAAACTGGCTGAATTGCTTGATGCCGTACTTTTCTTTTACCGAGGCAGGCGTCGGGTCGGTCGGGACTTCGAACAGCTTGCCGGCGCGGGCGTTGATGCCCATCGGGCAGCGGGTCATGCTTTCAACGCCAGCGGCGATGACGAGGTCCTGCGTGCCGGACATCACGGCCTGGGCCGCGAACTGGAGGCTCTGCTGAGAGGAGCCGCACTGGCGGTCGATCGTCACGGCCGGAACGGTCTGCGGCAGTTTCGAGGCCAGGACAGCCGTGCGGCCGATCTGGGCGGCCTGCTCACCGGCCTGCGAGACGCAGCCCATGATGACGTCTTCAATGGCGGCCGGATCGATGCCGGTTTCGTCCACGAGTGCGTTCAGCACCTGCGCGCCGAGATCGCCCGGATGCCATTCGGCGAGGGCGCCGCCGCGGCGGCCGCCGGCGGTACGTTTTGCTGCTACGATATATGCGTCTGCCATGTCACGCGTTCCTCTTCCAATATTGTAATGGCATTTATACGCCCGCAGGCCGCGTGCGCCAGCACTCTCCCAACGGCACCTGCCGCAAGGGAGACTGTCAGTTCCGGATCTCCGCAAACACGGGAAAGGATTTGCCGAACGGAGCAGCGTCCGTATAGGTGCATTTGCTGTCTACTTCGAGCAGACGCAGCAGCGGTTCGAGGATGCCGGTAGACTGCAGGACGGAATCGAGACCTTCGCAGGTGGCATCATCCAGTGCGCGATAGCGTGCCTGTAGCGTTTCCAGACACCAGACCCTGTACTGGGACGTCTGAATGTCCCGATAGGCCGTCTTCTGAATGGTCATGCCATGGCGGGCATTCCCGGCCTGCCAGGCAAGCGCATTGGCGTTCAATGCCTCAAGGTGTGTCTCCGCCACTTCCCGCAACAGGGGCAACAGATCGTCCGGGATTCCAGTCACGAGATCACCGCCTGAGCTGGACGCGCGGGCGTTCCAGACACGGTAGACCCATGCCATCACGCCGGAAGCATTTTCCCGCATGAGAATGCCGGGCACGGGGTCCATCGCGAAGTGGCGGAAGAGGGGGCCCATCAGGCCGATATCGGCCAGCGTCGGCCGATCCCCCAGCAGGAAAGGCCGCGCCTGAAAGATGGACTCCAGCATGTCGAGCAGCCTGAGATAACTGCCTTCCACGTGGGCGCGGGTTTCGGGCGTCACGCCGTCCCGGTCGACAAAATTCAGCTTCTGGCGTTTTTCCGTCCGCCGCCGCTTCAGGAACCCGGGCGCCCTGATGTCCCGGCCCATGGCATCTGAAATCTGCCGGGCGAGGAGTTTCGAGGAAAGCGGATAGCTCCAGCGGTAATGCATGGCCGGGCGCCAGAGCCACTCATCCGCAAAATCTTCGATCAGGCGGCAGAGGAAGGCCTGCGCCGGGTCTTCCGGCAGGATCGGCGGGTCTGGATGCTGCGTCTCGAACCAGTCGATCATCGGGCTGGTGTCGGTCATCCAGCGCCCGTCCGGCAATTCCACAGCAGGCATCTGCATGGCGCCGGTCTTTTCGGGAATCGTGTGCATGAACTCCCGCGCTGTCATCGGGCAGAACTCGTAGGGAATTTCCTTGTAGCGGAGATAGGCTTCCAGCTTGCCTGTGAAATAGGAAACCTTCAGGCCATAGACCTTCAGCATGTTGCCCTCCCCGGCCGCTTTATTACGGCACTTAAACTGTCAATAGTTGCATCATCTGCCAAAACAGGGGCAGGTTCAAGCGCCCATGACAAACAGGTGGCGGGCGGCAGAATTGATATGTTTCTCGTACTGTTTCTGCGACCAGCCGCAGGTCTGCGTGAGGTGTTCCCAGTTCGGCAGAAGCAATAGCGTCCACAGAAGGTCGGTCGCCTGTCCTGCTGGCATGCCGGGGGCGAGATCGCCGTCGCGCTTCAGGGCGTTGATGGCCGCTTCACAGCCCTCCCGCATGTCCTGCATGCGCTGGGCCCAGGCGCTGCGAGCCTCCTCGTCCGTAGGGCTCATATCGATCAGCGCCCGCCCGATGGGGTAGATTTCAGGCAGGTAGCCGGTCCAGGCTTCAATAAAGGCGTCGAGGCGTTCCTTGCCCGTTGCCGCCGCCCGGCTGGGCGCGAGACGGGCCGCCGTATCTTTCAGTTCATCGACATAAAACGTCGTTGCGATCAGCAGGTCGGCGCGGTTGGCGAAGTGCAGATAGACGGCCTGACGGCTGATGCCGGCGCGCTTCGCGATGTCAGACATGCGCACGCCGGTGCCGCCGCCTTCGGACAGGAGGTCGGTTGTGGCCTGGAGGATTCTTTTTCGGGTATCGGGATTTAGACTTGACATAGTGTCAAGTGATCACCTATTTGACGCCGTGTCAATTGACATGGTGTCAAGCAAAAGGAGGCGATCATGCGGATTGCAGTTTTTGGATCGACCGGCGGTGTTGGACGGCATTTCGTTGCCCAGGCGCTGGAAAAGGGAATGGCTGTCACGGCGCTTGTCCGGTCACCCGGCAAGCTGGCAGACCTGCCACGGGGGCTGACGCTCGTGCCCGGTGACATTTCGGATGAAGAGGCGGTCTTTCACACGGTGGCCGGGGCAAATGCAGTTGTCTGTGCCCTTGGCGCGCCACTGCAGGACAAGAGCGGTATCCGCGCCACCGGAACCGCCCGGATCATCCGGGCCATGAAGGAGGCCAGTGTCGAGCGGCTGGTCTGCCTGTCTTCGATCGGGGCAGGGGACAGCTACCCCCTGATCCCGCCACTTTACAAATATCTCCTGGGCCCGCTGATGATGGAGCACATGTTTGCCGATCATGAGGCGCAGGAAGCCGAGGTCGCAGCCTCCGGGCTCAACTGGATCATTGCGCGGCCCGGCCCTTACCGGGATGGCGACCGTACCGGCGCTTATGCGCACGGACCCAGCAGTGTCGCCCCGGACCGGAACCTGAAGTTTCGTATCAATCGCGCCGATGTGGCGGATTTCCTGATCCGTCAGCTTTCGGACGACACATACCTGCACAAGCCGGCCTGGCTCAGCAGCTGATCAACACTCCCTGAAAGGAATTCAAAATGACCCAGCAATGGATGCTGCTTGCCAGCGAATTTTCCGTGATCGCTTACGCCCTCGTGGCCGGCGTGTTCCTGACGTTCTCCGATTTTGTCATGCGTTCGCTCGCCGCAACGCAGCCCGCCGGCGGGATCGAAGCCATGCAGCACATCAACCGAAAAGTGTTCCGTACACTTTTCATGGTCCTGCTGATCGGCATGGCGATCGTATCGCCCCTGATGGCAATGGTGGCCTTCTGGCAGGTGAGTGGCCCGGCATCGGCCTGGATCATCGCGGCCGCGGTTACCTATGTCATCGGCACGTTCGGTGTGACGGTCGTCTTCAATGTTCCCATGAACGAACGTCTTGACCGCATGGCGCACGACAGTGCCGTCGCAGCCGCTTACTGGAACCGCTACGTCCCGGCGTGGAGCTTCTGGAATACCGTCCGGACACTCGCATCTGCTGCGGCAGCCATCTTTATGCTGATGGCGGTTGTTGCCCTCGCCTGACCCTCAATTTCAGACTTTCTGAAAGGAATATTCCATGTCCCATTCAAAGTTCCGCTTTATCACATTGCTTGCTTCCGGCCTGATCGCCGTCCTGATCGGCGCAGCGATCGTGCTGGATCCGGCAGGCTTCCATGCCACGTCGGGTATTCATCTCGGCGCGGGGGATACTGCGCTGCTCAATGAAATGCGGGCGGCAGGTGGACCTATCCTCGCAATGGGCTTTCTGGCGCTGACTGGCCTGTTCGTCTCGAGGCTACAGTCGCTTGCCCTTACCGCCAGCGCGTTCTTCTACACCGGTTACGGCCTGGCCCGTTTCGCCAGCCTGCTTTTGGACGGCGTGCCTGACCAGGTTATGGTATGGATCACCGTACTGGAATTGGCCGTAGGCGTCCTGTGCGTTTTGGCTGTGTCTACGTCGGGCAGGGCCGGCGCGGCGGCCCGCTAGTCGTCAAAGCCGAGGAAGGTGGCCGATTCGTCTACGGACTTCCGTTTCGAGACGACGGCGTTGGCCGGAAACGTCTCGTCCGGCCAGCCCATGGCGACACAGGTCTGGATCACCTGATCGTCCGGAATGCCCGCTTCTTCGCGCACCACCGGGCTCTGCATGATGCCCTGGGAATTGATCACGCAGCCAAGGCCCCGGTTCCACGCCGCATTGACGATGCCATTGACGACACCGCCGCAGTCGAAGGGCGGGATGTCACCGCCCGCCAGCGCCTTGTCATAGGTCACAACGATGGAGACAGGCGCATCGAACTGGCGGAAGCCGCGCAGCACCCAGTCCATCCGGGCATCCTTGTCGTTCCGCTCGATGCCCATGGCCTGGAACAGCTGGATGGCGATCTCGACCTGGCGTTCGCGGTGGACACCTTCATAGGGCGGGCCCATGCGGAACTCGCGGCTGTCCGGCACGCCAGCCACGTTGCGCTCGACATTGCCCTTGCGGATCCGGTCCAGCACGTCGCCGGAGACGACATAGAAATTCCAGGGCTGGGAGTTCAGCGATGTCGGTGCGCGCATGGCGATTTCGAGGATCTCGCGGACGAGGGCCTTCGGGACAGGTTTCTTCAGGAAACCCCGGATACTGCGCCGGCTGCGGACAACGTCATCATATTCCACGGTAAGACCTCCCAATCTCTTATCGGAACCCTTGTAGCGCACCCGCCGCGCCTGACAGCCCCTTCCGTGGCGGAAAAGAAATAACCCGCACCGAAGTGCGGGTTAGATCGGGTACGCAATGCTCGTTCTGGAGGACCAATACGAGCGAAGCGAAGGCGCAGCGGCTGCGCACCAGAGGCGCGGAAACCGCCGCGAGCAATCGATTAACGCGGCGCCATGCGGATTGCGCCGTCGAGGCGGACGTCTTCGCCGTTGAAGTAGCCGTTGCGGCACATTTCGGTGGCCAGCGAGGCATACTCTTCCGGGTTGCCGAGACGGGCCGGGTTCGGCACCTGAGCGCCGAGGGCCTGCTTGACCGGCTCCGGTGCGCCTTGCAGCAGCGGGGTGTTGAAGATGCCCGGCAGGATCGTGTTGACGCGGATCAGCTCGCGGGAAAGGTCGCGGGCGATCGGCAGGGTCATGCCGACAACGCCGCCCTTGGAAGCGGAGTAAGCAGCCTGGCCGATCTGGCCGTCTTCAGCAGCGACCGAAGCCGTGTTCACGATTGCGCCGCGCTCGCCGTCGATCGGGTCGAGGGTCATCATGCCGGCGGCCGATTTCGCGATGCAGCGGAAAGTGCCGACCAGGTTGATCTGGATGATCAGGTCGAACTTATCCAGCGGGAAGTGGCTGATTTCGCCGGTTTCCTTGTTGCGGCTGGCCGTCTTGATGGCGTTGCCGGTGCCGGCGCAGTTGATCAGGATGCGTTCCTGGCCGATGGCGGCGCGGGATTTCGCGAAAGCCGCGTCGACGCTGGCTTCGTCGGTGACGTTACACTCGCAGAACACGCCGCCGAGTTCCTTGGCGAGGGCTTCGCCTTTTTCCGCGTTCAGGTCGAACAGGGCAACCTTGACGCCGTAGCTGGCCAGTTTTGTGGCGGTTGCGGCGCCGAGGCCGGATGCGCCACCGGTGATGACAGCGGAAATATTCGAATTGAGTTCCATGGGCCGTGGCCCTCCCTTGTTTCTGACAACTTTTCAGATGATCTATAGGTCTCACAGGAGGACGCAATGTCTGACGCAGCGGAAGTCATCAACACCGTCCTGAACGAGGACGGGCGCTATATCCCGAAGTCGATCGAGCGTGACGAGCGCACCTCGCGCGGCCTGGTCCCCAAGCTGATGCGGGTGGTGGGAAAAATCCCCTTCGCGGACGACCTTGTGGCGGCCTGGTATGCGGCGCGGGACCCGCACACGCCGATGCGGGCCAAAGCCGTCCTGTTTGCGGCGGTGGCCTATTTCGTTACCCCGCTGGACATGCTTCCCGATTTCATCACCGGGCTTGGCTTCACAGACGACGCGACCGTGCTGGCCACGGCGCTGGGCCTCGTCGGCATGCATGTGAAAGAAACCCACCGGACGGCTGCCCGGCGCCTGTTGCGGATGCCGGAACCGGTGAACGAAGACTAGAGTAAAAGTAGGGGAGGCCGACGGATGGCCGGGGAAACTGCCGCGCTGGTGGGCGCGATCGTATTGGGCGTTCTTTACTGGGTCGGCTGGTGCTGGCGCGAGGGCGGGGGACTGCCCGGCCTGATCTTGAAAACCGGTTCGACTGCGCTGCTGGCTGTTTTTGCCTACATGGCGGGCGGGCCATGGCTGCTGGTTGCGGGGCTTGCGCTCTCTTCAGCCGGGGACGCCTTCCTCGCGATGGACAGGCCGGGTGAGGACAAATGGCTGAAGCCCGGCATGGCGGCCTTCTTCCTGGCCCATGTCGCCTATGTCGCGCTGTTCTGGGCCCTGCCGCAGGCGGAGCGCAGCCTTCTGAATCTTGGTGCCCAGTTCGCGCTGGTCATAGGCGGGGTCGCGTTTGTCCGCTGGCTCGCGCCGTCCCTTGGGCCGATGCGGATTCCGGTCTTTGCCTACACGGCGATCATCCTGGTGATGGGGGCCGCAGCGCTGCGCTTGCCGGCGCCCTTCCTGCTGGTGACGCTGGGCGCGGTGATGTTCGTCGCCTCGGACATGATCCTGTCGCTGCAACTGTTCACCCGGCCGGCCGGTGCGCCGAAACGGGTGGGTTCTTCCCTCGCTGTGTGGGGGCTCTATTTCTTCGGACAAGCCCTGATTGCCTGGGGCGGGGTCTATCCTTTCCTGCAACCAGCGGGCTAGCGCGGACGGTCGCCGTCGACTGTGGCACGGCGCATGTGGCGGCGATGGCCGTGATAGTCGTTGAGGGCATAATGCCAGACGCAGCGATTGTCCCACATGGTCACATCGCCTTCCTGCCAGCGGACGCGGCACGTGTTGCGTTCTTCGCGCGAAAGATCGAACAGGTAGTTGAGCAGGGGGCGGCTTTCCTTCCGGCTCCAGCCGGCAAAGCGCAGCGTGAAGGCCGGGTTGATGAACAGGCCCTTGCGCCCGGTTTCCGGATGCGTGCGGATAACGGGGTGTTCGAATTCCGGCGCATCGGGCGCTGACTTGGCGTCCATGGACTGACGCACCGCGGCAGAATAGCCGTCGGCCCCATATTCCTTGCTGGCCGTATGAATGGCGGTCATGCCTTCCAGTGTTTTCTTCAGGCCGGGGGAGAGGCGGTCATAGGCGGCCTGCTGGTCGGCGAACAATGTGTCCCCGCCATAGGGCGGCACTTCGAGCGCGTGCAGGATGGAGCCGAGGGCGGGCTCTTCCAGGAAACTCATGTCGGAATGCCAGCCGCCGCCGAAATTGGTCTTCTCATCCGGCTCCTTGATGATTTCCAGCAGTTCCGGATGCCCATCCATGCCTTTCACATAAGGGTGGATGTTCAGCGTGCCGAAGCGGCGTGCGAACGCCTTGTGCTGGTCTGGTGTCATGCCCTGCTGGCCGCGCAGGACGATCACCTTGTGGTCGAGGAAGGCCTGATGGACCGCGTCGAATTCTGCGTTCGACAGGTCCTGCTTCAGGTCCACGCCATGGATTTCCGCGCCGAGGGTGCCTGTCAGCGGCTGGATGGTCATGCTCATGGGGTTCCTCCACTTTTTCGGCGCAGCTTAGCAGGTTGCGGCATGCGGTCACGCACTTAAGCGTCACAGAAAAGCCATTTGCGCGGGCCCCCGAAATATGAGACAGACGCGGCGGGCCAGCTCCCCCCAACGGGTGCCAGCCTATCTGTAAGGATAGGAGTACAAACAGATGACGACCGTCGCCAAACCCGGCGTGCTTCCCGCATGCCCGCATTTTTCCTCGGGCCCGACTGCAAAGCGCCCGGGATTTTCCCTCGAAAAACTGAACACTGCCGCCCTCGGCCGCTCGCACCGCTCCGCGGATGCGAAAAAGAAGCTGAAAGAGGCGATTGAGCGGACCAAGACCATTCTCGGCCTGCCGGAAGGCTATCGCGTGGCCATCGTGCCGGCGTCCGACACTGGCGCGGTTGAAATGTGCATGTGGTCCATGCTGGGCGCCAAGCCCGTCGACGTCTTCGCCTGGGAAAGCTTCGGGCAGGACTGGGTCACCGACGCGACCAAGCAGTTGAAGCTGGCTGACTGCAACACCTATGTCGGCGACTATGGCGAACTGCCGCCCTTCGAAAAGGCGCGCGACGATGCCGACATCATCTTCACCTGGAACGGCACCACATCCGGCGTCCGTGTCCTGAACGCCGACTGGATCAAGCCGAACCCGGACCGCGTCGTGATCTGCGACGCGACCTCTGCTGCCTTTG
Proteins encoded in this region:
- a CDS encoding anthrone oxygenase family protein, translating into MTQQWMLLASEFSVIAYALVAGVFLTFSDFVMRSLAATQPAGGIEAMQHINRKVFRTLFMVLLIGMAIVSPLMAMVAFWQVSGPASAWIIAAAVTYVIGTFGVTVVFNVPMNERLDRMAHDSAVAAAYWNRYVPAWSFWNTVRTLASAAAAIFMLMAVVALA
- a CDS encoding SDR family oxidoreductase, which gives rise to MRIAVFGSTGGVGRHFVAQALEKGMAVTALVRSPGKLADLPRGLTLVPGDISDEEAVFHTVAGANAVVCALGAPLQDKSGIRATGTARIIRAMKEASVERLVCLSSIGAGDSYPLIPPLYKYLLGPLMMEHMFADHEAQEAEVAASGLNWIIARPGPYRDGDRTGAYAHGPSSVAPDRNLKFRINRADVADFLIRQLSDDTYLHKPAWLSS
- a CDS encoding DUF4345 domain-containing protein, which encodes MSHSKFRFITLLASGLIAVLIGAAIVLDPAGFHATSGIHLGAGDTALLNEMRAAGGPILAMGFLALTGLFVSRLQSLALTASAFFYTGYGLARFASLLLDGVPDQVMVWITVLELAVGVLCVLAVSTSGRAGAAAR
- a CDS encoding acetyl-CoA C-acetyltransferase, which translates into the protein MADAYIVAAKRTAGGRRGGALAEWHPGDLGAQVLNALVDETGIDPAAIEDVIMGCVSQAGEQAAQIGRTAVLASKLPQTVPAVTIDRQCGSSQQSLQFAAQAVMSGTQDLVIAAGVESMTRCPMGINARAGKLFEVPTDPTPASVKEKYGIKQFSQFVGAEMIAKKHGHTKEELDAFSVESHKRGAAATQAGAFKDEIVALKGRDPEGNEVMHDKDEGIRYDASMEGMAKLKILMDDGIMTAANASQICDGSSGVMVASEAAIKAHNLTPLARIHNLTVTAGDPVIMLEEPLFATDRALQRAGMKIDDIDLYEVNEAFAPVPIAWLKHHGADPAKLNVNGGAIALGHPLGASGTKLMTTLIYALRARGKKYGLQTMCEGGGIANVTIIEAL
- a CDS encoding nitroreductase, whose product is MEYDDVVRSRRSIRGFLKKPVPKALVREILEIAMRAPTSLNSQPWNFYVVSGDVLDRIRKGNVERNVAGVPDSREFRMGPPYEGVHRERQVEIAIQLFQAMGIERNDKDARMDWVLRGFRQFDAPVSIVVTYDKALAGGDIPPFDCGGVVNGIVNAAWNRGLGCVINSQGIMQSPVVREEAGIPDDQVIQTCVAMGWPDETFPANAVVSKRKSVDESATFLGFDD
- a CDS encoding lysoplasmalogenase, with the translated sequence MAGETAALVGAIVLGVLYWVGWCWREGGGLPGLILKTGSTALLAVFAYMAGGPWLLVAGLALSSAGDAFLAMDRPGEDKWLKPGMAAFFLAHVAYVALFWALPQAERSLLNLGAQFALVIGGVAFVRWLAPSLGPMRIPVFAYTAIILVMGAAALRLPAPFLLVTLGAVMFVASDMILSLQLFTRPAGAPKRVGSSLAVWGLYFFGQALIAWGGVYPFLQPAG
- a CDS encoding TauD/TfdA family dioxygenase, producing the protein MSMTIQPLTGTLGAEIHGVDLKQDLSNAEFDAVHQAFLDHKVIVLRGQQGMTPDQHKAFARRFGTLNIHPYVKGMDGHPELLEIIKEPDEKTNFGGGWHSDMSFLEEPALGSILHALEVPPYGGDTLFADQQAAYDRLSPGLKKTLEGMTAIHTASKEYGADGYSAAVRQSMDAKSAPDAPEFEHPVIRTHPETGRKGLFINPAFTLRFAGWSRKESRPLLNYLFDLSREERNTCRVRWQEGDVTMWDNRCVWHYALNDYHGHRRHMRRATVDGDRPR
- a CDS encoding SDR family NAD(P)-dependent oxidoreductase, whose amino-acid sequence is MELNSNISAVITGGASGLGAATATKLASYGVKVALFDLNAEKGEALAKELGGVFCECNVTDEASVDAAFAKSRAAIGQERILINCAGTGNAIKTASRNKETGEISHFPLDKFDLIIQINLVGTFRCIAKSAAGMMTLDPIDGERGAIVNTASVAAEDGQIGQAAYSASKGGVVGMTLPIARDLSRELIRVNTILPGIFNTPLLQGAPEPVKQALGAQVPNPARLGNPEEYASLATEMCRNGYFNGEDVRLDGAIRMAPR
- a CDS encoding glutathione S-transferase family protein — its product is MLKVYGLKVSYFTGKLEAYLRYKEIPYEFCPMTAREFMHTIPEKTGAMQMPAVELPDGRWMTDTSPMIDWFETQHPDPPILPEDPAQAFLCRLIEDFADEWLWRPAMHYRWSYPLSSKLLARQISDAMGRDIRAPGFLKRRRTEKRQKLNFVDRDGVTPETRAHVEGSYLRLLDMLESIFQARPFLLGDRPTLADIGLMGPLFRHFAMDPVPGILMRENASGVMAWVYRVWNARASSSGGDLVTGIPDDLLPLLREVAETHLEALNANALAWQAGNARHGMTIQKTAYRDIQTSQYRVWCLETLQARYRALDDATCEGLDSVLQSTGILEPLLRLLEVDSKCTYTDAAPFGKSFPVFAEIRN
- a CDS encoding YkvA family protein; this translates as MSDAAEVINTVLNEDGRYIPKSIERDERTSRGLVPKLMRVVGKIPFADDLVAAWYAARDPHTPMRAKAVLFAAVAYFVTPLDMLPDFITGLGFTDDATVLATALGLVGMHVKETHRTAARRLLRMPEPVNED
- a CDS encoding TetR/AcrR family transcriptional regulator, encoding MSSLNPDTRKRILQATTDLLSEGGGTGVRMSDIAKRAGISRQAVYLHFANRADLLIATTFYVDELKDTAARLAPSRAAATGKERLDAFIEAWTGYLPEIYPIGRALIDMSPTDEEARSAWAQRMQDMREGCEAAINALKRDGDLAPGMPAGQATDLLWTLLLLPNWEHLTQTCGWSQKQYEKHINSAARHLFVMGA
- a CDS encoding aspartate-semialdehyde dehydrogenase: MSPRFSRSSPPRVGVVGATGLVGSLMRELLAERDFPLASLRLFASARSAGKKVPFRDTEIVVEDVATADVSGLNIVFFSAGGETSRQYAPKFAEAGALVIDNSSAWRKDPDVPLVVPEVNADALANIPKGIIANPNCTTMAAMPVLKPLHDAWGLTRLFASTYQAASGAGVAGSEELTAQVAAAAAGDMAGLANDAAAVDMPAPKKWAVPLAFNVVPMNYVLGEDGYTDEELKLRDESRKIMGLPDLKVSGTCVRVPVMTGHSLSIHAEFERPVSAAEAEAMLAKAPGVQVDLVPNPLDMTGKDNVSVGRIRKDSAMDNGLVLFVVGDNLRKGAALNAVQIAEALLDMAG